From a region of the Mycolicibacterium sp. MU0050 genome:
- the mtf2 gene encoding fatty-acid O-methyltransferase Mtf2, which yields MAVRTGGWSSRDRILPTLNAKFTQLAQKSIYRYATRRLNSDDVVFLNYGYEEDPPMALALSPADEPNRFPIQLYHRTASQVELEGKRVLEVGCGHGGGASYITRVLGPESYIGLDVNPVGIEYCRRQHQLPNLDFVQGDAEELPFLDASFDAVINVESSHLYPRFSRFLDEVGRVLRPGGHFLYTDARSTRQIAEWEAALAAGPLQVVSYQVINTEVRRGMKMTLEQWQDVIDRVTPRMFRRMVHDFAPAQKAYDDLSSEGSSEYRLYCFIRA from the coding sequence ATGGCTGTGAGAACTGGGGGGTGGTCGTCTCGCGACCGGATTCTTCCGACGCTGAATGCGAAGTTCACCCAATTGGCGCAGAAATCTATTTATCGGTACGCGACACGCAGGCTGAATTCGGATGACGTGGTGTTCCTCAACTACGGGTACGAAGAAGATCCGCCGATGGCATTGGCGTTGTCGCCGGCCGACGAGCCCAACCGATTTCCCATCCAGCTCTATCACCGCACGGCCTCCCAGGTGGAACTCGAGGGCAAGCGGGTGTTGGAAGTTGGTTGCGGCCACGGCGGCGGGGCGTCGTATATCACGCGCGTTTTGGGACCGGAGTCGTACATCGGCCTGGACGTGAACCCGGTTGGCATCGAATATTGTCGGCGCCAGCATCAACTGCCGAACTTGGATTTCGTGCAAGGCGATGCCGAAGAACTGCCGTTCCTGGACGCATCGTTCGATGCGGTGATCAACGTTGAGTCCTCCCACCTATACCCGCGATTCTCGCGCTTTCTTGACGAGGTCGGACGTGTATTGCGGCCGGGTGGACACTTCCTCTACACAGATGCGCGTTCAACTCGGCAGATTGCCGAATGGGAGGCGGCACTGGCGGCCGGACCATTACAGGTTGTTTCGTACCAGGTCATCAACACCGAAGTCAGGCGCGGCATGAAGATGACCCTTGAGCAGTGGCAGGACGTCATCGATCGAGTCACACCGAGGATGTTCCGCCGAATGGTTCATGACTTTGCGCCGGCGCAGAAGGCATACGATGACCTCAGTAGCGAAGGTAGCTCAGAGTACCGCCTGTACTGCTTCATCAGGGCTTGA
- a CDS encoding glycosyltransferase, with translation MKFALACYGTRGDVEPSVSIGRELERRGHEVNLAVPPDLVPFAEEAGLATVSYGPKLSDFLQEDFLRNFWAELARRPLKTLRELWQPIVHYWDQTGATLKSLADGVDLLSTGLNYEQPAANIAEYYDIPLVTLHHFPMRPNGQLVPMLPPTLVRSAGSMSEWMLWRMTKDVDNAQRRELGLGPTTRTSARRIADRGTLEIQGYDAVSVPGLAKEWARWGDRRPFVGALTMSLSTDVDNEVTSWIADGPPPICFVTGSIPVKSPAETVEMISATCSQLDQRALLCGGGTDFTGILQSEHVKVVGAVNYAEVFPLCRAVIHHGGSGTTAASLRAGIPTLILWSSADQPYWGNQVQRLGVGTARRLSRSGAKTLVTDIRRILRPEYATRARELAAQMTSPAESVSKAADLFERSVIQ, from the coding sequence ATGAAGTTTGCGCTGGCATGTTACGGAACTCGCGGAGACGTAGAGCCCTCTGTCAGTATCGGCCGCGAACTTGAGCGGCGTGGCCACGAGGTAAACCTGGCCGTACCACCTGATCTGGTGCCCTTTGCCGAGGAAGCGGGCCTCGCAACGGTCTCCTACGGACCGAAACTGTCGGACTTCTTGCAGGAGGACTTCCTTCGAAATTTCTGGGCCGAGTTGGCCCGTCGCCCGCTGAAAACACTCCGGGAGCTCTGGCAGCCGATCGTCCACTACTGGGATCAGACAGGTGCGACCTTGAAGTCGCTGGCCGACGGTGTCGACCTGCTGTCCACGGGGCTCAACTATGAGCAGCCGGCCGCCAATATTGCGGAGTACTACGACATTCCACTGGTCACACTGCATCACTTTCCGATGCGCCCCAACGGGCAGCTGGTGCCAATGCTTCCGCCCACACTGGTTCGATCGGCCGGGTCGATGTCGGAGTGGATGTTGTGGCGGATGACAAAGGACGTCGATAACGCGCAGCGGCGCGAGTTGGGGTTGGGGCCTACCACACGAACATCGGCGAGGCGCATCGCCGACAGAGGAACCCTAGAGATACAAGGCTACGACGCTGTATCGGTCCCTGGTCTCGCGAAGGAATGGGCCCGGTGGGGGGACCGCCGGCCATTCGTGGGCGCATTGACGATGTCGTTGTCCACTGACGTGGACAACGAAGTCACCTCATGGATCGCCGATGGACCGCCACCGATCTGCTTCGTCACCGGCAGCATCCCGGTGAAGTCACCCGCCGAGACCGTCGAGATGATCAGCGCCACGTGTTCTCAACTGGACCAGCGGGCGTTGTTGTGCGGCGGTGGCACCGACTTCACCGGGATCTTGCAGTCGGAGCACGTTAAGGTGGTCGGCGCGGTCAATTACGCAGAGGTGTTCCCTTTGTGCCGCGCGGTAATCCACCATGGCGGCTCCGGGACCACCGCAGCGAGTCTCCGCGCCGGAATTCCGACGCTCATTCTTTGGAGTTCGGCCGATCAGCCCTACTGGGGAAACCAAGTCCAACGATTGGGAGTGGGTACCGCTCGCCGCCTTTCGCGCAGCGGTGCGAAAACACTAGTCACCGATATCCGCCGAATCCTCCGCCCTGAGTATGCAACTCGAGCCCGCGAACTCGCCGCGCAGATGACCAGCCCGGCGGAGAGTGTGTCCAAGGCCGCCGACCTCTTCGAGCGCTCCGTTATTCAGTGA
- a CDS encoding class I SAM-dependent methyltransferase, with protein sequence MRFRLAWFVLRTAYWIPRTILPDVYSNDALICFNSHAFVDDPEFKRAYQRGVQALGGKDFYHWEWRVHVGLWAAATASHLEGDFVECGVSHGFLSSAVMENLDWDRLGKTFYLLDTFEGMDERFVTALERKAGALTKSKAALDFGIYANSADQVRANFSQWRNHRVIAGTVPETLDEVDTDRVAFLHIDMNCAPPEVAALKYFWPKLTPGAVVLLDDYTQRGRDEQRQAMDDVAKELGIAICALPTGQGLLLKPAR encoded by the coding sequence ATGAGGTTCCGCCTGGCATGGTTCGTGCTCCGTACCGCATACTGGATCCCGCGAACGATCCTGCCCGATGTGTACTCGAACGATGCATTGATCTGCTTCAACAGTCACGCCTTCGTTGACGATCCAGAGTTCAAGCGTGCCTATCAACGCGGAGTCCAAGCTCTTGGTGGCAAGGATTTCTATCATTGGGAATGGCGTGTGCACGTTGGACTATGGGCCGCTGCAACAGCCAGTCATTTGGAAGGCGACTTCGTTGAGTGCGGCGTCAGCCACGGCTTCTTGAGCAGTGCGGTGATGGAGAATCTCGATTGGGACCGATTGGGTAAGACGTTCTATCTTCTGGATACATTCGAGGGTATGGATGAGCGATTCGTCACTGCGCTGGAGCGTAAGGCAGGAGCTTTGACGAAGAGCAAGGCCGCGCTGGACTTCGGTATCTACGCAAACTCCGCCGACCAGGTGCGTGCCAATTTTTCCCAATGGCGTAACCACCGCGTCATCGCTGGCACAGTCCCGGAAACGCTGGACGAGGTCGACACCGACAGGGTTGCGTTTCTACATATTGATATGAACTGTGCGCCACCGGAAGTCGCTGCTCTGAAGTATTTCTGGCCGAAGCTTACCCCAGGTGCCGTTGTGCTACTTGATGATTACACTCAGCGCGGCCGCGACGAGCAGCGGCAAGCCATGGATGACGTGGCGAAGGAACTGGGAATTGCTATCTGTGCGTTGCCCACCGGTCAGGGGCTGCTGCTGAAGCCGGCTCGCTGA
- a CDS encoding class I SAM-dependent methyltransferase translates to MVGKLSGRTRLWLKAVRAEYWLARKLLPKVYSNDALICFNSYAFVDDPDFQRAYQRGARALGDEDWYQWQWRVHVGLWAAAGASRLEGDFVECGVSHGFLSSAIMEYLDWDRLGKTFYLLDTFAGLDPRFISESERESGALVKSEELVRNGMYVDGVDSVRANFAEWSNHRIVVGAVPETLGQVESESIAYLHIDMNCAPPEVAALRYFWPKLTPGAFVLLDDYANRGRDEQRVAMDEVARDLDVSICALPTGQGLLLKPAV, encoded by the coding sequence GTGGTGGGCAAACTTTCAGGACGTACTCGCCTGTGGTTGAAGGCGGTGCGGGCCGAGTACTGGCTCGCACGCAAGCTGCTGCCGAAGGTGTATTCGAACGACGCGCTGATCTGCTTCAATAGCTACGCTTTTGTGGACGATCCGGACTTCCAACGTGCCTACCAGCGCGGGGCGCGTGCTCTGGGTGACGAGGATTGGTACCAATGGCAGTGGCGTGTGCACGTCGGACTGTGGGCCGCCGCCGGCGCGAGTCGACTCGAAGGCGACTTCGTTGAGTGTGGTGTCAGCCATGGGTTTTTGAGCAGCGCGATCATGGAGTATCTCGACTGGGATCGTTTGGGTAAAACGTTCTATCTTCTCGATACTTTCGCGGGTCTGGACCCGCGGTTCATCTCCGAGAGCGAGCGCGAGTCGGGCGCGCTGGTGAAGAGCGAAGAACTGGTTCGAAATGGGATGTATGTCGACGGCGTCGACAGCGTGCGCGCCAACTTCGCTGAATGGTCCAACCACCGGATTGTCGTCGGAGCGGTGCCGGAGACGCTGGGTCAGGTGGAGTCTGAGTCCATCGCGTACTTGCATATTGATATGAACTGCGCGCCACCGGAAGTCGCGGCGTTGCGGTACTTCTGGCCGAAGTTGACGCCTGGCGCGTTTGTGCTGCTGGACGATTATGCCAACCGTGGCCGAGATGAACAGCGCGTTGCTATGGATGAGGTGGCGCGCGATTTGGACGTGTCGATCTGCGCCCTACCTACCGGCCAGGGTTTGCTGCTCAAGCCTGCGGTCTGA
- a CDS encoding glycosyltransferase, giving the protein MKLVLASYGTRGDIEPTVFVGRELQRRGHTVVMAVPPDLVDFSEAAGLETVAYGLDTRTWVDVYRSFWTFALHKFWRIGDIRRLWRQMWELSDQAWVQMAETLTAAADGADVLVAGQSYQEPAANVAEYHNIPLATLHHIPMRPNGQLVTWLPAPLGRAAMIAFDWLGWRLNKKIEDAQRRDLGLPKATGPTSRRIIRRGSVEIQAYDAAAFPGLAAEWSSWNEKRPFVGTLTMELPTESDDEVMSWIAAGTPPICFGFGSMPVESPGETVEMISSACAELGERALICAGWSDFSDAATHDNVKVVSGVNYAAIFPACRAVVHHGGSGTTAASMRAGIPTLILSMDANQALWGGQVKRLKVGTTRRFSKTNRQTLTADLRRILTPETAARARDLAARMSKPSDSVVDAADLVEKVAGARRHG; this is encoded by the coding sequence ATGAAGCTTGTGTTGGCCAGCTATGGAACGCGCGGCGATATCGAGCCCACAGTCTTCGTCGGTCGCGAATTGCAGCGCAGAGGACATACCGTGGTGATGGCGGTGCCGCCCGACCTGGTCGACTTCAGTGAAGCTGCAGGCCTCGAGACCGTCGCCTATGGTCTGGACACCAGGACGTGGGTCGACGTGTATCGCAGCTTCTGGACGTTTGCCTTACACAAGTTCTGGAGAATCGGCGATATCCGTCGGTTGTGGCGGCAAATGTGGGAGCTCAGCGATCAGGCGTGGGTGCAGATGGCTGAGACGCTCACCGCCGCGGCGGACGGCGCCGATGTGTTGGTCGCTGGTCAGAGCTATCAGGAACCGGCCGCCAACGTGGCCGAGTATCACAATATTCCCCTGGCCACGTTGCACCACATTCCGATGCGGCCCAACGGTCAACTGGTCACGTGGTTGCCCGCACCTCTCGGCCGCGCGGCGATGATCGCGTTCGATTGGTTGGGCTGGCGCCTGAACAAGAAGATCGAAGATGCGCAGCGGCGTGACCTGGGCTTGCCGAAGGCGACGGGACCGACGTCGCGCCGCATCATCCGCCGCGGGTCGGTGGAGATCCAAGCCTACGATGCCGCTGCGTTCCCCGGCCTCGCCGCCGAGTGGTCGTCATGGAATGAAAAGCGGCCGTTCGTCGGCACGCTGACCATGGAGTTACCGACCGAGTCCGACGACGAGGTGATGTCCTGGATAGCAGCGGGGACACCCCCGATCTGCTTCGGCTTCGGAAGCATGCCGGTCGAGTCTCCCGGGGAGACAGTCGAAATGATCAGTTCGGCTTGCGCCGAACTCGGCGAGCGAGCCTTGATCTGCGCCGGCTGGAGCGACTTCAGTGATGCAGCGACCCACGACAACGTCAAGGTGGTGTCTGGGGTGAACTATGCGGCGATCTTTCCCGCCTGCCGCGCGGTGGTCCACCACGGCGGTTCCGGCACGACCGCGGCGAGCATGCGCGCGGGTATCCCGACCCTGATTCTTTCGATGGATGCGAATCAAGCCCTCTGGGGGGGACAGGTGAAGCGGTTGAAAGTAGGTACCACGCGCCGCTTTTCGAAGACCAACCGCCAGACGCTCACCGCCGATCTACGCCGAATCTTGACTCCGGAAACTGCCGCACGAGCCCGCGATCTTGCGGCTCGGATGAGTAAGCCCAGCGACAGCGTCGTTGACGCTGCTGACCTGGTGGAGAAGGTCGCTGGCGCGCGCAGGCACGGCTGA
- a CDS encoding TylF/MycF/NovP-related O-methyltransferase: MTDRDSRSAYLDLLRQDLTRYGSDELVPVGWDWLHRPLFKIGNFMLVRKRPFDQRKRDLGLDWPADALTMIGMKRLTSLQECVETVLADDVPGDLVECGVWRGGASILMRAVLAAYGDESRCVWLADSFAGVPPPDAANFKADKGDRLHLAAPILAVSEQDVRANFERYGLLDSQVRFLPGWFKDTLNDAPIEQIAVLRLDGDLYESTIQALDGLYSRLSPGGFCIVDDYHAIDGCQQAVTDYRSAHGISAEIVEIDGTGVLWRKE, translated from the coding sequence GTGACTGATCGTGACAGCCGATCTGCGTACTTGGACCTGCTGCGGCAGGACCTGACCCGGTACGGGAGCGATGAGCTGGTGCCGGTTGGGTGGGACTGGTTGCATCGTCCTCTCTTCAAGATCGGCAACTTCATGTTGGTGCGTAAGCGCCCCTTCGATCAACGCAAACGCGACCTGGGGCTGGATTGGCCCGCCGACGCGCTGACGATGATCGGGATGAAGCGCCTCACCAGTCTCCAGGAGTGCGTCGAAACCGTGCTCGCCGATGACGTCCCCGGTGACTTGGTCGAATGTGGCGTATGGCGCGGCGGGGCATCGATTCTGATGCGTGCGGTGCTCGCGGCCTACGGCGATGAGAGCCGTTGCGTCTGGCTGGCCGATTCGTTCGCCGGGGTGCCGCCGCCGGACGCGGCCAACTTCAAGGCGGACAAGGGCGACCGATTGCACTTGGCCGCCCCGATCCTGGCGGTGTCCGAGCAGGATGTCAGGGCAAACTTCGAACGCTACGGCCTGTTGGACAGCCAGGTGCGGTTCCTCCCCGGCTGGTTCAAGGACACCTTGAACGATGCTCCTATCGAACAGATTGCGGTGCTACGCCTCGACGGTGACCTCTACGAATCCACGATCCAGGCTTTGGACGGGCTGTATTCACGGTTGTCCCCGGGTGGCTTCTGCATTGTCGACGACTATCACGCGATCGATGGTTGCCAGCAGGCCGTCACGGATTACCGTTCAGCGCACGGCATCTCGGCTGAGATCGTCGAGATTGACGGTACCGGGGTGCTCTGGCGGAAGGAATGA
- a CDS encoding class I SAM-dependent methyltransferase: MLEALGPDLARAVPMRAEDSAPGDTPIGRVFEHTENVHKLRHYFPIYQSVLTHTERMLEIGVDRGGSLRMWREYLPDATIVGLDINPKVAQYDAPESDIHVRVGDQTDTSFLSSVLEEFGPFDTVLDDGGHTPKQMISSFQYLFPRLRPGGVYMVEDVCANYWTPYRDQPESFVDFTKWLMDAMHAHYMQMKSVFQVMEGHPKRVQQVDVPFAATIIDRIEVFDSVVVVHRAKESKQLPRAVFR, encoded by the coding sequence ATGCTCGAGGCCCTGGGACCGGACCTCGCACGCGCCGTGCCGATGCGCGCCGAGGACAGCGCACCCGGGGACACACCCATCGGGCGAGTGTTCGAACACACCGAGAACGTCCACAAGCTGCGGCACTATTTCCCGATCTATCAATCGGTTCTGACTCACACGGAGCGCATGCTCGAGATCGGCGTGGATCGGGGCGGCTCGCTACGGATGTGGCGAGAGTACCTACCCGATGCCACGATCGTCGGTCTCGATATCAATCCCAAGGTGGCCCAGTACGACGCGCCCGAGAGCGATATACACGTCCGGGTAGGCGACCAGACCGACACCAGCTTCCTGAGTAGCGTCCTCGAGGAGTTCGGGCCGTTCGACACCGTGCTCGACGACGGCGGTCACACCCCTAAACAGATGATTTCCTCATTCCAGTATCTGTTCCCGCGGCTCCGGCCGGGTGGCGTCTACATGGTGGAGGACGTGTGCGCCAACTACTGGACGCCATATCGGGACCAGCCCGAGTCCTTCGTTGACTTCACCAAGTGGCTCATGGACGCCATGCACGCGCACTACATGCAAATGAAATCGGTATTTCAGGTCATGGAAGGCCATCCCAAGCGGGTTCAGCAGGTGGACGTGCCGTTTGCCGCGACGATCATCGACCGCATCGAGGTTTTCGATTCGGTGGTGGTGGTCCACCGGGCCAAAGAGTCGAAGCAGCTTCCTCGAGCGGTCTTTCGATAG
- a CDS encoding acyltransferase produces the protein MKLGTAFDPRNNALNALRLVLATEVILFHAFPVTGHAVQSPAVLQLLFSVGVDGFFALSGFLITASWLRDPHVRDYLAARALRILPGFYICLAITAFVIAPLSVAIQGGSPMKLLLSTAPVEYVLKNLGIIHLQFDVGGTPSDIPFAGIWNASLWSLIWELMCYLAVAGLGIVGLAKFRWVSPVILVLAVAGAAMLPPLTFPGVWTIPQLAMRCAIMFAAGAVLYHWRDVIPARWSLVAVSSVIVMAASVMPDYRLVGGLPLAYAVVVSGILVKKKRLNIRTDVSYGMYIYAFPVQQLLAVAGLSAMNPFLFFVVSVAATLPLAAASWFLVEKRALSLKRRIKRRRLAAASGAPLGEVAAAESRQH, from the coding sequence ATGAAGCTCGGAACAGCGTTCGATCCACGCAACAACGCATTGAACGCATTACGGCTCGTCTTGGCGACTGAGGTGATCTTGTTTCACGCGTTTCCGGTCACCGGTCACGCAGTTCAATCACCGGCTGTCCTGCAGCTGCTCTTCTCGGTGGGCGTCGACGGATTCTTCGCGCTGTCCGGTTTTCTCATCACGGCGAGCTGGCTCCGGGACCCGCATGTGCGCGATTACCTGGCCGCCCGCGCGCTGCGCATCCTTCCCGGCTTCTACATCTGCCTGGCGATCACTGCCTTCGTCATCGCGCCTCTGAGCGTCGCGATTCAGGGCGGCTCGCCGATGAAGCTGCTGCTGTCTACTGCTCCGGTCGAATACGTGCTGAAGAACCTCGGCATCATCCACCTACAGTTCGACGTCGGCGGCACGCCGAGCGACATCCCATTCGCCGGCATCTGGAATGCCTCTCTCTGGTCCCTCATCTGGGAACTGATGTGCTACCTCGCCGTTGCCGGCCTCGGCATAGTCGGGCTCGCCAAGTTCCGGTGGGTGTCGCCGGTGATCCTGGTGCTGGCGGTGGCCGGGGCGGCTATGCTGCCGCCCTTGACTTTCCCTGGGGTATGGACCATCCCGCAGCTCGCGATGCGCTGCGCAATCATGTTTGCGGCTGGGGCGGTGTTGTACCACTGGCGGGACGTTATTCCAGCGCGCTGGTCGCTGGTCGCGGTGAGCAGCGTGATCGTCATGGCTGCCAGCGTCATGCCGGACTATCGGTTGGTGGGCGGCCTGCCGTTGGCGTACGCCGTGGTGGTCTCCGGCATCCTGGTCAAGAAGAAGCGGTTGAACATCCGGACCGACGTGTCCTACGGGATGTATATCTATGCGTTCCCGGTCCAGCAATTGTTGGCGGTCGCAGGGCTATCCGCCATGAATCCCTTCCTCTTTTTTGTCGTATCAGTTGCGGCCACGCTGCCACTCGCGGCGGCGAGCTGGTTTTTGGTGGAGAAGCGAGCGTTGTCGCTGAAACGCCGGATCAAACGTCGGCGGTTGGCGGCGGCGTCGGGGGCTCCGCTGGGAGAAGTCGCGGCGGCCGAATCCAGACAACACTAG
- a CDS encoding sulfotransferase family protein, with amino-acid sequence MGRSGTSALTRALSLSGVAMPPGMLGADANNPRGYWEPRAALHLNEKFLYRHGSSYFDPTLRLQDEGVLSDEEKTQFSAQIADYLRELPTAPVTVIKVLHISLLCDAWFNAARMAGYDIAAVLAVRDPTEVNRSLAKFMQATPQLASALWLKYNLLAEQHTRGLPRVFVDYTNLLEDWRRELKRISAILPIALDTGDDSPVDEFLEPSLRRQRESGPVEEPFGTDWLTVAYDTLRAAANDDPWDEAVLDRVFGAYQASERGFRTSLDDFRGHFNLRYRFSRKFMKPLYEAVAIAHGRKGTWA; translated from the coding sequence ATGGGACGGTCCGGGACCTCCGCATTGACCCGAGCGCTTTCGCTCAGCGGTGTGGCCATGCCACCCGGAATGTTGGGGGCCGATGCGAACAACCCGCGCGGCTACTGGGAGCCCCGCGCCGCGCTGCACCTCAACGAGAAGTTCTTGTACCGGCATGGCAGCAGCTACTTCGATCCGACACTCCGATTGCAGGACGAGGGGGTGCTGAGCGACGAAGAGAAGACCCAGTTCAGCGCCCAGATCGCAGACTATCTCCGCGAATTGCCGACTGCGCCTGTCACGGTCATCAAAGTCCTGCACATTTCGCTGTTGTGTGATGCCTGGTTCAACGCCGCGCGGATGGCCGGCTACGACATCGCCGCCGTACTCGCGGTCCGGGACCCTACGGAGGTGAATCGCTCACTCGCCAAATTCATGCAGGCGACTCCGCAACTCGCGAGTGCATTATGGCTCAAATACAACTTGTTGGCTGAGCAGCACACTCGTGGTTTGCCGAGGGTGTTCGTTGATTACACGAACCTACTGGAGGATTGGCGACGCGAACTCAAACGCATTTCCGCCATTCTGCCCATCGCACTCGACACCGGGGACGACAGTCCCGTTGATGAGTTTCTCGAACCCAGTCTCCGTCGGCAGCGCGAATCGGGTCCCGTCGAAGAACCCTTCGGCACCGACTGGCTGACGGTCGCCTACGACACGCTGCGCGCTGCAGCGAACGATGACCCTTGGGACGAGGCCGTTTTGGACCGCGTATTTGGCGCGTATCAGGCCAGTGAGCGGGGGTTCCGCACCTCATTGGACGACTTCCGAGGCCACTTCAATCTGCGCTATCGATTCTCGCGCAAGTTCATGAAGCCGCTCTACGAGGCTGTCGCAATTGCCCACGGCCGCAAGGGGACGTGGGCCTAG
- a CDS encoding NAD-dependent epimerase/dehydratase family protein has product MSRSVLITGGAGFIGSALSARLVQAGYEVAVMDILHPQVHAGGGELDLPAAVRVFTGDVTHAPDWNAVLRLFVPDQIVHLAAETGTAQSLSEATRHGSVNVVGTTQMLDALRRSGVVPRQLVVASSRAVYGEGAWRCADRTFYPPPRSHAQLAAGIWDPQGPEDAPAQPIPSCASRTEPRPTNVYAATKLAQEHLLAAWTAAHDTNLTVLRLQNVYGPGQSLTNSYTGIVALFARLAREHHALEVYEDGRIVRDFVYIEDVVEALFATIAAPAAGRRCHDIGSGAATTVHELARTVAGICEAPEPVVVGKFRDGDVRAASCDIGPANDALGWSPKWTLADGLPVLLEWISTVTPNP; this is encoded by the coding sequence TTGTCTAGATCCGTACTGATCACCGGCGGAGCGGGTTTCATCGGGTCCGCCCTCTCGGCCCGGCTGGTTCAGGCAGGCTACGAAGTCGCTGTGATGGACATCCTGCATCCGCAGGTTCACGCTGGGGGCGGCGAGCTGGATCTGCCGGCGGCAGTGCGGGTATTCACCGGTGATGTCACGCATGCACCGGACTGGAACGCCGTGCTTCGCTTGTTCGTACCGGACCAGATCGTGCATCTCGCGGCCGAAACAGGGACAGCGCAGTCTCTATCAGAAGCCACCAGGCACGGGTCCGTGAACGTGGTGGGGACCACCCAGATGCTCGACGCCCTGAGGCGGTCCGGTGTGGTGCCTCGACAGCTCGTGGTTGCGTCATCGAGGGCTGTTTACGGCGAGGGTGCGTGGCGCTGTGCCGACCGAACCTTTTACCCGCCGCCCCGCAGCCACGCCCAGCTCGCCGCCGGAATCTGGGATCCGCAGGGGCCTGAAGATGCCCCTGCACAACCAATCCCCAGTTGTGCCAGTCGAACCGAACCACGTCCCACCAACGTCTACGCCGCGACCAAACTGGCTCAGGAGCATCTACTGGCGGCTTGGACCGCGGCGCACGACACCAACCTGACGGTGCTCCGCCTGCAAAATGTCTATGGTCCCGGTCAATCGCTGACCAACTCCTATACCGGCATTGTGGCGCTCTTCGCACGGTTGGCTCGGGAGCACCACGCATTGGAGGTCTACGAAGACGGCCGTATCGTTCGTGACTTCGTCTACATCGAAGATGTGGTGGAGGCGTTGTTCGCCACGATAGCGGCCCCGGCGGCCGGTCGGCGCTGCCATGACATCGGGTCGGGCGCGGCGACCACTGTCCACGAGTTGGCGCGCACGGTAGCGGGAATCTGCGAAGCGCCAGAGCCGGTGGTTGTGGGCAAGTTTCGAGACGGGGATGTGCGCGCCGCGAGTTGTGACATCGGACCCGCGAACGATGCTCTCGGCTGGAGTCCCAAGTGGACGCTGGCTGACGGTCTGCCCGTATTGCTCGAGTGGATCAGCACGGTCACGCCAAATCCCTAG